The Achromobacter pestifer genome includes a region encoding these proteins:
- a CDS encoding MaoC family dehydratase, which produces MSTPFDLDEHLGRRLYFEDLASGQSWESPRRTVTEADVVQFAGLSGDYNALHTDAVFAAGHPFGQRAAHGMLTLAIASGLTTRMPVYRLMDGTRLALTELRCVWRKPVLIGDTIHVELSIGEKTLSQKRPGTGRVTMLRTVKNQNDEVVVESEWTTLMKCRPEAA; this is translated from the coding sequence ATGAGCACGCCATTCGATCTGGACGAACACCTGGGCCGCCGCCTGTACTTCGAGGATCTGGCGTCCGGGCAGTCCTGGGAAAGCCCGCGCCGCACGGTGACCGAGGCCGACGTGGTGCAGTTCGCCGGGCTGTCCGGCGACTACAACGCGCTGCATACGGATGCCGTGTTCGCCGCCGGCCATCCCTTTGGCCAGCGCGCCGCGCACGGCATGCTGACCCTGGCCATCGCCTCGGGCCTGACCACCCGCATGCCGGTGTACCGCCTGATGGACGGCACGCGGCTGGCGCTGACCGAACTGCGCTGCGTGTGGCGCAAGCCGGTGCTCATCGGCGACACCATCCACGTCGAACTGAGCATAGGTGAGAAGACACTGTCGCAGAAGCGCCCCGGCACGGGCCGCGTGACCATGCTGCGCACGGTGAAGAACCAGAACGACGAGGTCGTGGTGGAGTCGGAATGGACCACCCTGATGAAATGCCGACCGGAGGCCGCATGA
- a CDS encoding glutathione S-transferase family protein, whose amino-acid sequence MSLALYGHPFSSYTQKVLIALYENGTPFEFRCIGPDTPQHAAEWLRRWPLHKFPLLEDGDRNVAETSIIIEHLQLEHPGPQPLLPADPKAALEVRFLDRFFDLHVMNWTQHAVGGALSGDEAKRREALALAVEKLEVAYAWLESHLAGRTWAAGADFTLADCAAAPSLFYGDWTHRIAETYPVLRAYRARLLARPSFARAVEEARPYRPLFPLGAPDRD is encoded by the coding sequence ATGTCGCTCGCGCTTTACGGTCATCCCTTCTCTTCCTACACGCAGAAGGTGCTGATCGCGCTATACGAAAACGGCACCCCGTTCGAGTTCCGCTGCATCGGCCCCGACACGCCGCAACACGCGGCCGAATGGCTGCGGCGCTGGCCCCTGCACAAGTTTCCGCTGCTGGAAGACGGGGACCGCAATGTCGCCGAGACCAGCATCATCATCGAGCACCTGCAGCTGGAGCACCCCGGCCCGCAGCCCCTGCTGCCGGCCGATCCCAAGGCGGCGCTGGAGGTGCGCTTCCTGGACCGGTTCTTCGACCTGCACGTCATGAACTGGACACAACATGCCGTCGGCGGCGCACTGTCGGGCGACGAGGCCAAGCGCCGGGAAGCGCTGGCGCTGGCCGTCGAAAAGCTGGAAGTCGCCTACGCCTGGCTGGAGAGCCATCTGGCCGGCAGAACCTGGGCCGCTGGCGCAGACTTCACGCTGGCGGACTGCGCCGCCGCGCCCTCGCTGTTCTATGGGGACTGGACGCACCGTATCGCCGAGACATATCCGGTGCTGCGCGCCTATCGGGCACGTCTGCTTGCGCGCCCATCGTTCGCGCGGGCCGTGGAAGAAGCGCGGCCGTATCGGCCGCTGTTCCCGCTGGGCGCTCCGGACCGGGATTGA
- a CDS encoding LysR family transcriptional regulator — protein sequence MMENADSNLLKRLRIRHLELLSHLREVSTVHAAAERMHLSQPAVTRMIKEIEEVFGGPLFDRMARGIAANHIGAELIRRSDVLMAGLGAAQEEAAIMRSGGSGLIRIGTFSGSNMLPSGIVELRRRMPNLVVQIREFQIDLLIAELLRGELDCIVGALAPDEFNNERLDRLQVNLLASDRLSVVAARTHPLARRKKISWAQLANEDWILPPRGSLLRRAVIAACLTEGVTPPQPSIECLSTLTVLTFLRLDPGGIGPMREQHALEETRLNKEMVILDVRPGATMPPLALIARSGPEAMRHPVKELLDILRGLSSPPKGAID from the coding sequence ATGATGGAAAACGCTGATTCCAACCTGCTCAAGCGCCTGAGGATCCGGCACCTGGAACTGCTCAGCCATTTGCGGGAAGTTTCGACGGTGCATGCTGCGGCGGAACGCATGCATCTCTCCCAACCCGCCGTGACGCGGATGATCAAAGAGATAGAAGAGGTCTTCGGCGGCCCTCTTTTTGACCGCATGGCGCGCGGCATAGCCGCAAACCACATCGGGGCAGAGCTGATACGCCGTTCGGACGTCTTGATGGCCGGCCTCGGCGCGGCTCAGGAAGAGGCGGCCATCATGAGGTCCGGCGGGTCCGGGCTGATCCGGATCGGAACGTTCTCCGGTTCCAACATGCTGCCTTCCGGCATCGTGGAACTGCGCCGCCGCATGCCCAATCTCGTGGTTCAGATCCGCGAGTTCCAGATAGACCTGTTGATCGCGGAGCTGTTGCGGGGAGAGCTCGATTGCATCGTTGGCGCGCTGGCGCCAGACGAGTTCAACAACGAACGCCTGGACAGGCTGCAGGTCAATCTGCTGGCCAGCGACCGCCTCAGCGTGGTGGCGGCCAGAACGCACCCGCTTGCACGCCGGAAGAAAATCTCCTGGGCCCAACTGGCCAACGAGGACTGGATCCTGCCGCCACGCGGATCGCTGCTGCGACGCGCGGTCATAGCGGCCTGCCTGACCGAGGGGGTCACGCCCCCTCAGCCCAGCATCGAATGTCTTTCCACGCTGACGGTGTTGACGTTTCTTCGTTTGGATCCGGGCGGCATCGGACCAATGCGGGAACAACACGCATTGGAAGAAACCAGACTGAACAAGGAAATGGTCATTCTTGACGTAAGGCCGGGCGCCACCATGCCGCCATTGGCGTTGATTGCGCGCAGCGGCCCGGAGGCAATGCGTCATCCCGTCAAGGAATTGCTCGACATCCTCAGGGGCCTGTCCTCACCCCCAAAAGGGGCTATCGACTAA
- a CDS encoding thiamine pyrophosphate-dependent enzyme: protein MSISTQDACKIIREARADAIVISTMSAMHSMDQIDPEYAFGLSSVPLMGGAAGLGLGLALSCPERKIIILDGDASLLMELGVLATVAGMRPSNFYHFVFANGVQFNGGANLAVAGEGRVDFRAAALASGYAGAIRFRQEDELRAGIGAWLAAPAPVLIELEIEPIPARFGPQLAQPEQGDARFARMGTEARRLMRALGTA from the coding sequence ATGAGCATTTCAACGCAAGACGCCTGCAAGATAATTCGAGAAGCACGGGCTGATGCCATCGTGATCAGCACGATGTCGGCCATGCACAGCATGGACCAGATCGATCCAGAATACGCCTTCGGCCTTTCATCGGTCCCGCTGATGGGGGGGGCGGCCGGCCTGGGACTGGGCCTGGCGCTCTCTTGTCCAGAACGCAAAATCATCATTCTCGATGGCGACGCCAGTTTGCTCATGGAGCTTGGCGTGCTTGCCACGGTGGCGGGCATGCGGCCGTCGAATTTCTACCATTTCGTGTTCGCCAACGGCGTGCAGTTCAACGGCGGCGCAAACCTGGCGGTGGCGGGGGAAGGGAGGGTCGACTTCCGGGCGGCGGCCTTGGCTTCGGGCTACGCGGGCGCGATCCGGTTCAGGCAGGAGGACGAGCTTCGCGCTGGAATAGGCGCATGGCTTGCAGCGCCGGCGCCCGTGCTGATCGAGCTTGAGATTGAACCCATCCCGGCCCGATTCGGCCCGCAACTTGCGCAACCGGAACAAGGCGACGCGCGCTTCGCGCGCATGGGAACGGAAGCGCGGCGATTGATGCGCGCGCTGGGAACGGCATGA
- a CDS encoding thiamine pyrophosphate-binding protein codes for MTTLLASVPATAIVERLDAGGFHKIVTVPDFVQLSVHDLIDKTPNFQVIRCSDENQAIHVAGGLHIGGHRVAVLIQNQGLLNCLNSLRAVGLDAGLSMLLMIGQFGREYSNVGNDPSLSRRRVVNLVEPVLDVMGIDHWRLDGPQDLPNIDMAIESCAARSGPAAVLIGHYTAWN; via the coding sequence GTGACCACTTTGCTAGCCTCCGTGCCCGCCACCGCCATCGTCGAACGGCTCGATGCAGGCGGATTCCACAAGATCGTGACCGTGCCCGACTTCGTGCAGCTCTCGGTCCATGACCTGATCGACAAGACGCCGAACTTCCAGGTTATCCGCTGCTCGGATGAAAACCAGGCGATCCATGTCGCGGGAGGTCTCCATATCGGAGGCCACAGAGTCGCCGTGCTGATACAGAACCAGGGCTTGCTCAATTGCCTCAACAGCCTGCGGGCGGTGGGCCTGGATGCGGGCCTGTCCATGCTGCTGATGATCGGCCAATTTGGCAGGGAGTATTCCAATGTCGGGAACGATCCCTCCCTGTCGCGGCGCCGCGTAGTCAACCTGGTGGAACCCGTCCTGGACGTCATGGGCATCGATCATTGGCGCCTGGACGGCCCGCAAGATTTGCCCAACATCGACATGGCAATCGAATCCTGCGCTGCCCGGTCGGGGCCTGCCGCGGTGCTGATCGGCCACTACACAGCCTGGAACTAG
- a CDS encoding aldehyde dehydrogenase family protein, whose translation MDVIDSQPYELLIGANWRAGAEGRTFDTCNPATAQVLASVHEASAADVDAAVQAAHNAFETHWRKTTPAQRGKLLRRLAELFERDREKLAWIETLNVGKPITHSLDSLKGMPGSLEYFAGIIPALRGETIPVGNADVLNFTIREPLGVCALIMPWNYPMTLTVNKLGPALAAGNTVILKPSEVTPLSSMALARLFEEAGFPPGVINVVNGPGGTVGQQLVTHPLVSRVSFTGGTVTGARIQAAAAADVKRVTLELGGKSPLIVFEDAPLDKAAAVAAGDIIKNSGQVCIACTRLLVQDSVREEFLGLLQQRLDAVRIGSPTDPATEMGPLVSAAQKQRVEQYVALAQEEGAQPARHGKMQLEGDTANGYFVPPTLLLNSHARMQSAQDEIFGPVQSVIGFRDEADALRIANDTRYGLAAVLYTRDGGRALRMARGLQSGSVAINTGLRTSFDAPFGGYKQSGIGKERGLEAIYENTQLKNIKYDTTI comes from the coding sequence ATGGATGTCATTGATTCCCAACCCTATGAACTGCTGATCGGGGCAAACTGGCGCGCTGGCGCCGAAGGCCGCACGTTCGATACCTGCAATCCGGCCACGGCGCAGGTGTTGGCGAGCGTGCATGAGGCGTCGGCGGCCGACGTCGACGCCGCCGTGCAGGCCGCGCACAACGCCTTTGAAACGCACTGGCGCAAGACCACCCCGGCCCAGCGTGGCAAGCTGCTGCGGCGCCTGGCCGAACTCTTCGAGCGGGACCGGGAAAAGCTCGCCTGGATCGAAACGCTGAACGTGGGCAAGCCCATCACGCATTCGCTGGATTCGCTCAAGGGCATGCCGGGATCGCTGGAATACTTCGCGGGCATCATCCCGGCCCTGCGCGGCGAGACCATACCGGTGGGCAATGCCGATGTGCTGAATTTCACGATACGCGAGCCGCTGGGCGTGTGCGCGCTCATCATGCCGTGGAATTACCCGATGACGCTGACCGTCAACAAGCTCGGTCCGGCGCTGGCCGCGGGCAACACGGTCATTCTCAAGCCCTCGGAAGTGACGCCGCTGTCCTCTATGGCGCTGGCGCGATTGTTCGAGGAAGCCGGCTTTCCGCCCGGCGTTATCAATGTGGTCAACGGCCCGGGCGGCACGGTGGGTCAGCAGTTGGTTACGCATCCGCTGGTGTCGCGCGTGTCGTTCACGGGCGGCACGGTGACCGGCGCACGCATCCAGGCGGCTGCGGCCGCGGACGTGAAGCGTGTCACGCTGGAGCTGGGCGGAAAATCGCCGCTGATCGTGTTCGAGGATGCGCCGCTGGACAAGGCCGCGGCCGTGGCCGCGGGCGACATCATCAAGAATTCCGGTCAGGTCTGCATCGCCTGCACGCGCCTGCTGGTGCAGGATTCCGTGCGCGAGGAATTCCTCGGCCTGCTGCAACAGCGCTTGGACGCCGTGCGCATCGGATCGCCCACGGACCCCGCCACCGAGATGGGTCCCCTGGTCAGTGCGGCCCAGAAGCAGCGCGTCGAGCAGTACGTGGCGCTGGCGCAGGAAGAGGGTGCGCAGCCGGCGCGCCACGGCAAGATGCAGCTGGAAGGCGACACGGCAAACGGTTACTTCGTGCCGCCCACGCTGCTGCTGAACTCCCATGCACGCATGCAGAGCGCGCAGGACGAGATCTTCGGCCCAGTGCAATCCGTGATCGGATTTCGCGACGAGGCCGACGCCCTGCGCATTGCCAACGACACGCGCTACGGGCTGGCGGCGGTGCTGTACACGCGCGATGGCGGCCGCGCCCTGCGCATGGCGCGCGGCCTGCAGTCGGGCAGCGTGGCCATCAACACCGGCCTGCGCACCTCGTTCGACGCGCCGTTCGGCGGCTACAAGCAGTCCGGCATCGGCAAGGAGCGCGGACTGGAAGCCATCTACGAAAACACGCAGCTCAAGAACATCAAGTACGACACCACGATCTAG
- a CDS encoding citryl-CoA lyase, producing the protein MFDSKIGGGDAHTILVRGHDLVQDLFQRDFIDVLALELLGEFPTPQLKTMLNLFLVSATDHGLTPSALSARLTLHGAPEAMQGALAAGLLGAGSRFLGVIEYAARFLRDALPKQDSYTDEELRRYAEECVAANKAAKRKIPGVGHPIHVDGDPRCEKMFEIARDCGYYGNYSRFAVELAAAAARQSGRKIPLNATGAKGAIVLDMGLTPELGKALTMIGRSVGLMAHIIEEQKNPIAQKVWDMAAGNE; encoded by the coding sequence ATGTTCGACAGCAAGATTGGAGGCGGCGACGCCCATACCATCCTGGTGCGTGGCCATGATCTGGTGCAAGACCTGTTCCAGCGCGACTTCATCGACGTGCTGGCCCTGGAGCTGCTGGGCGAGTTTCCCACGCCCCAGCTCAAGACCATGCTCAACCTGTTCCTGGTAAGCGCCACCGACCACGGCCTCACGCCCAGCGCCCTGTCGGCGCGGCTGACCCTGCACGGCGCGCCCGAGGCCATGCAGGGCGCCCTTGCAGCGGGCCTGCTGGGCGCCGGCAGCCGCTTTCTCGGCGTGATCGAATACGCCGCGCGCTTTCTGCGCGATGCGCTGCCCAAGCAGGACAGCTACACGGACGAGGAGCTGCGCCGCTATGCCGAGGAATGCGTCGCGGCCAACAAGGCGGCCAAGCGCAAGATCCCCGGCGTGGGGCATCCGATACACGTGGATGGCGATCCCCGTTGTGAAAAGATGTTCGAGATCGCCAGGGACTGCGGCTATTACGGCAATTATTCGCGCTTTGCCGTGGAGTTGGCCGCGGCGGCCGCTCGCCAGTCGGGCCGCAAGATTCCGCTGAATGCCACCGGGGCCAAGGGCGCCATCGTGCTGGACATGGGACTGACGCCTGAACTGGGCAAGGCCTTGACGATGATCGGCCGCTCCGTGGGCCTGATGGCCCACATCATCGAGGAACAGAAGAACCCCATCGCCCAGAAAGTATGGGACATGGCGGCCGGCAACGAGTGA
- a CDS encoding Bug family tripartite tricarboxylate transporter substrate binding protein has translation MKFIVKLASGLAACMLAAGAHAEWPDRPIRMVIGFAPGGASDIAFKMVQDELSKKLGQPVVPIYKPGANGNIANQAVATAEPDGYTALWANVGPLAINTYLYKGVQIDPGKAFAPVTQLTDSPLVVVVPKDSPFQTMQDLVQAAKKPDAGLSYGSAGHGSSMHVAGAALSLALNAPMTHVPYKGSAPALQDLIAGRLSFMVDSRSTTAPFIKEGTLRALAVSGDQRVADMPDLPTVAESGVPGFKVTTWQAVVMPAGTPQPIVDKFSGALRETLQMPEVRERFARIYTPLVGSTPEAFAAFWAKERAGARALVEQARLQVD, from the coding sequence ATGAAGTTCATCGTCAAACTGGCCTCGGGCCTGGCCGCCTGCATGCTGGCGGCCGGCGCGCACGCGGAATGGCCCGACCGTCCCATCCGCATGGTCATCGGCTTCGCGCCCGGGGGCGCTTCGGACATCGCTTTCAAGATGGTGCAGGACGAGCTGTCCAAAAAGCTCGGGCAGCCTGTCGTGCCTATCTACAAACCCGGGGCCAACGGCAACATCGCCAACCAGGCAGTCGCCACGGCCGAACCCGACGGCTACACGGCGCTGTGGGCCAACGTCGGGCCGCTGGCCATCAACACCTATCTCTACAAGGGTGTGCAGATCGATCCGGGCAAGGCTTTCGCGCCGGTCACGCAATTGACCGATTCGCCGCTGGTGGTGGTGGTGCCCAAGGATTCGCCGTTCCAGACCATGCAGGATCTGGTGCAGGCGGCGAAGAAGCCCGACGCGGGGCTGTCGTATGGGTCCGCGGGACACGGCAGTTCCATGCACGTAGCTGGCGCAGCGCTGTCGCTGGCCCTGAACGCGCCCATGACGCACGTGCCCTACAAGGGCAGCGCGCCGGCATTGCAGGACCTCATCGCCGGGCGCTTGTCCTTCATGGTGGACAGCCGCTCCACCACCGCGCCCTTCATCAAGGAAGGAACCCTGCGCGCGCTAGCCGTCAGCGGCGACCAGCGCGTGGCCGACATGCCCGACCTGCCCACGGTCGCGGAATCCGGCGTGCCCGGCTTCAAGGTGACCACCTGGCAGGCCGTGGTCATGCCGGCGGGCACGCCCCAGCCCATCGTCGACAAGTTCTCCGGCGCGCTGCGTGAAACGCTGCAGATGCCGGAAGTGCGCGAGCGCTTTGCACGCATCTACACGCCGCTGGTGGGCAGCACGCCCGAAGCCTTCGCGGCGTTCTGGGCCAAGGAACGAGCCGGCGCCCGCGCGCTGGTGGAGCAGGCGCGCCTGCAGGTCGATTGA
- a CDS encoding acetate--CoA ligase family protein, with translation MSASSSPFDPNVRFDDLVALTRPRSVMIVGASSKPGTLGHTTVVNVLEHSDFDGEVHLVNPKGGELFGKPLHASVDAVPVQGIDVALLLVPAESAVATLRACADKGVRYVIVFTGGFAELGEAGRTVEAEMLALAQRSGMRLYGPNCAGMTMLAPRLGLTFSTEFRNDGRTGKLSRIGLVTQGGGLGRSLMQGNERGVCFSRWFSTGNELDLDSADFINWLAHDPGTDLICTVMEGIRSGPRFIAAAAAARRAGKPLIALKIGRSDFGKKAAQSHTASLAGEDAVNDAVFSQYGVIRVEDLDELLDVASLISRVGVRSLRNICVYSSSGGAGVLSADKVGEAGLSMAVLADETVAEMARHAPAYAALTNPVDLTTKALTDPDLARRCLAPLFADPGVDAVLYPITSNYSASTEGLVRNMLAVAQGGAKAFVPVWMSSRRGPAHDLLIQEGFAPVYSLRNAMQALKRVSAYAEQAADEVQDAPPAGLPAAAPAVPLPCNEAQAKALLAQYGVRAPRESQAATAEAAAAAARAIGFPVALKLVADGVLHKSEIGGVQLRLRDEAEVRQAFASILANAARHQVPAAAIRGVLVSEMVVDGVEMLVGLHRDEVFGPVLSVGAGGVWVEVEADVARCHLPASRKQIGRALDQTRIARRLASHRGLPARDRAALVDAVQRIAALFTALGDGVQSLEVNPLVVLDEGRGVVALDAVIE, from the coding sequence ATGAGCGCCAGTTCGTCCCCGTTCGATCCCAACGTCCGCTTCGACGATCTGGTGGCGCTGACGCGGCCGCGTTCGGTCATGATCGTGGGCGCTTCCAGCAAGCCGGGCACGCTGGGCCATACCACCGTGGTCAATGTGCTGGAGCACTCGGATTTTGACGGCGAGGTACACCTCGTCAACCCCAAGGGCGGCGAACTCTTCGGCAAGCCTTTGCATGCCAGCGTGGACGCGGTGCCGGTGCAAGGCATCGACGTGGCCTTGCTGCTGGTGCCGGCGGAGTCCGCCGTCGCCACGCTGCGCGCCTGCGCCGACAAGGGCGTGCGCTACGTCATCGTGTTCACGGGCGGTTTTGCCGAACTGGGCGAGGCGGGGCGCACGGTCGAGGCCGAGATGCTGGCGCTGGCGCAGCGCAGCGGCATGCGCCTGTACGGTCCCAACTGCGCGGGCATGACCATGCTGGCGCCGCGTCTGGGCCTGACCTTTTCCACCGAATTCCGCAACGACGGTAGGACCGGCAAGCTTTCGCGCATCGGCCTGGTGACGCAGGGCGGCGGCCTGGGCCGTTCGCTCATGCAGGGCAACGAGCGGGGCGTGTGCTTTTCGCGCTGGTTCTCCACCGGCAACGAGCTGGACCTGGACAGCGCCGACTTCATCAACTGGCTGGCGCATGATCCGGGCACTGACCTGATCTGCACCGTGATGGAAGGCATACGCAGCGGCCCGCGTTTCATCGCGGCCGCGGCCGCCGCGCGCCGCGCAGGCAAGCCGCTGATCGCGCTGAAGATCGGCCGCTCGGATTTCGGCAAGAAGGCGGCGCAGTCGCATACCGCGTCGCTGGCCGGCGAGGACGCCGTCAACGACGCGGTGTTCTCGCAGTACGGCGTCATCCGCGTGGAAGACCTGGACGAGCTGCTGGACGTCGCCAGCCTGATATCGCGCGTGGGCGTGCGAAGTCTGCGCAATATCTGCGTGTATTCGTCGTCGGGCGGCGCGGGCGTGCTGTCGGCCGACAAGGTGGGCGAAGCCGGGCTGTCCATGGCCGTGCTGGCGGATGAAACCGTGGCCGAGATGGCGCGGCATGCACCCGCCTATGCGGCCCTGACCAACCCCGTGGACCTGACCACCAAGGCGCTCACCGATCCGGATCTGGCGCGGCGCTGCCTGGCGCCGCTGTTTGCGGACCCGGGCGTGGATGCCGTGCTCTATCCCATCACCTCCAACTACTCAGCCAGCACCGAGGGGTTGGTGCGCAACATGCTGGCGGTGGCGCAGGGCGGCGCCAAGGCTTTCGTGCCTGTCTGGATGAGCAGCCGCCGCGGACCGGCGCACGACCTGCTCATCCAGGAAGGATTCGCACCGGTCTACAGCCTGCGCAACGCCATGCAGGCGCTCAAGCGCGTCAGCGCGTACGCGGAGCAGGCCGCGGATGAGGTCCAGGATGCCCCGCCCGCGGGCTTGCCGGCTGCCGCGCCTGCCGTGCCGCTACCGTGCAACGAAGCGCAGGCAAAGGCGCTGCTGGCGCAGTACGGCGTGCGGGCACCCCGCGAATCCCAGGCTGCCACCGCCGAAGCGGCGGCTGCAGCCGCGCGCGCCATCGGCTTTCCGGTGGCGCTCAAGCTGGTGGCCGACGGCGTGCTGCACAAGAGCGAGATCGGCGGCGTGCAGCTACGGCTGCGCGATGAAGCCGAAGTGCGCCAGGCCTTCGCGAGCATCCTCGCGAACGCGGCGCGGCATCAGGTGCCGGCCGCCGCCATCCGTGGCGTATTGGTATCGGAAATGGTGGTGGACGGCGTGGAGATGTTGGTGGGCCTGCATCGCGACGAGGTCTTCGGTCCCGTGTTGAGCGTGGGCGCGGGCGGCGTGTGGGTAGAGGTCGAGGCCGATGTGGCGCGCTGCCATCTGCCGGCCAGCCGCAAGCAGATCGGGCGCGCGCTGGACCAGACGCGCATCGCGCGCCGCCTGGCCAGCCATCGCGGCCTGCCGGCGCGCGACAGGGCGGCCCTGGTGGACGCCGTGCAGCGCATCGCGGCCTTGTTCACCGCCCTGGGCGACGGCGTGCAATCGCTGGAAGTCAACCCGCTGGTGGTGCTGGACGAGGGCCGGGGTGTGGTGGCTCTGGACGCGGTCATCGAATAG
- a CDS encoding SDR family NAD(P)-dependent oxidoreductase — translation MDLELNGCTAFITGGAGTLGMAMARRFVQEGCNVVVCDANEEAIESACAELSALGGNVLGVRADVTNKDEVGRAVQQAVERWKKVDILVNNAGFARDRYLTKMSEEDWHAVLDVTLLGAFHCSRAVLPLMMEQRFGRVVNIASRAHLGNPGQTNYSAAKAGLIGFTRSLALESGKFGITANAVAPGVISTPRMQKRPDYEELTERAKTNTPVGRLGDPADVAATVAFLASRLAGFTTGETVHVTGGRYA, via the coding sequence ATGGATCTGGAACTGAATGGTTGTACCGCTTTCATCACGGGCGGCGCGGGGACGTTGGGCATGGCAATGGCCAGGCGCTTCGTGCAGGAAGGCTGCAACGTGGTGGTGTGCGACGCCAATGAAGAGGCGATCGAATCCGCCTGCGCGGAACTGTCGGCCTTGGGCGGGAACGTCCTGGGCGTGCGCGCCGACGTGACCAACAAGGACGAGGTGGGCCGCGCCGTGCAGCAGGCGGTCGAGCGCTGGAAGAAGGTGGACATCCTGGTCAACAACGCGGGCTTCGCGCGCGACCGCTACCTGACCAAGATGTCGGAGGAAGACTGGCACGCGGTGCTGGACGTGACGCTGCTGGGCGCCTTCCATTGCTCGCGCGCCGTGTTGCCGCTGATGATGGAGCAGCGCTTCGGCCGCGTCGTCAATATCGCCTCGCGCGCCCACCTGGGCAATCCGGGGCAGACGAATTATTCGGCCGCCAAGGCGGGGCTGATCGGCTTCACCCGTTCGCTGGCGCTGGAGTCCGGCAAGTTCGGCATTACCGCCAACGCGGTCGCCCCGGGCGTCATTTCGACGCCGCGCATGCAGAAGCGTCCGGATTATGAAGAGCTGACTGAACGCGCCAAGACCAACACGCCGGTCGGCCGCCTGGGCGATCCGGCCGACGTGGCCGCCACGGTGGCCTTCCTGGCATCGCGCCTGGCTGGTTTCACCACGGGCGAGACCGTGCACGTGACCGGAGGGCGCTACGCATGA